Proteins from one Podospora pseudocomata strain CBS 415.72m chromosome 4, whole genome shotgun sequence genomic window:
- a CDS encoding hypothetical protein (EggNog:ENOG503NVK5; COG:S), translating to MAGIALLGAGIFARHEHLPAILASPDLLSLKAVYSRSQTSSVALADALPANGPKPDIYYDSPSEPGRGLADLLKRDDIVAVDVALPILAQPEVIKAALKAGKHVLSEKPVAADVEGARELIKWYETELPAEKKPLWGVAENFRYMKSLVFAGEEVKRIGGRVVSFKLEKFGWVAEDNKYFNTQWRKVPDYQGGFLLDGGVHFMAALRYLLGASGQELSKVAAYTALLEERLQPLDTIHGVASTKQGVNGSIVLSFGTEFKNGTDLEIITTNGTVSWSPTEVKTVTKEGESKKEFEYSSGVGEEVAVFARAIKAGTGKVDGLQTPEEAFRDLEVLEGLLESGSGGAKVKEMPV from the exons AACATctccccgccatcctcgcctccccagACTTGCTCTCCCTCAAAGCAGTCTACTCCCGTTCTCAGACCTCCTCCGTCGCCCTAGCCGAcgccctccccgccaacGGCCCCAAGCCAGACATCTACTATGACTCCCCCTCCGAGCCCGGCCGCGGCCTGGCTGACCTCCTCAAGAGAGACGACATCGTCGCCGTGGATGTTGCGTTGCCTATTCTGGCCCAGCCCGAGGTGATCAAAGCTGCTCTCAAGGCCGGAAAGCACGTCCTTTCCGAGAAGCCTGTCGCGGCCGATGTCGAGGGGGCAAGGGAGTTGATCAAGTGGTACGAGACTGAATTGCCagccgagaagaagccgcTGTGGGGTGTGGCGGAGAATTTTCGGTACATGAAGAGTTTGGTgtttgctggggaggaggtcaagaggaTTGGAGGCCGGGTGGTGAGCTTCAAGCTGGAGAAGTTTGGGTGGGTGGCGGAGGATAACAAGTATTTCAACACTCAGT GGCGCAAGGTTCCTGACTACCAGGGTGGATTCTTGCTGGACGGTGGAGTGCATTTTATGGCTGCACTGCGATACTTGCTTGGGGCTTCTGGACAGGAGTTGAGCAAGGTGGCTGCGTATACCGCTCTTTTGGAAGAGAGATTACAGCCTCTGGATACCATCCACGGTGTTGCTTCGACCAAGCAGGGCGTGAATGGCTCGATTGTCCTTTCTTTTGGGACCGAGTTCAAGAACGGGACGGATTTGGAGATCATCACAACCAATGGAACTGTCAGCTGGAGCCCAACCGAGGTCAAGACTGTGAccaaggagggggagagcaAGAAAGAGTTTGAGTACAGctctggtgttggtgaggaggtggctgtGTTTGCACGGGCTATCAAGGCCGGCACTGGAAAGGTCGACGGTCTGCAGACTCCCGAGGAAGCGTTCAGGGActtggaggttttggaaggATTGCTAGAGTCTGGATCTGGGGGCGCaaaggtgaaggagatgCCGGTTTAG
- a CDS encoding hypothetical protein (EggNog:ENOG503P10U) gives MAFFADVGGFVFEAAASGPFPLNAKQLHWLVVNNHIEDPETDVVEIWYKSKQDRFARLITSFQVSYTIIHAIGRAGQRLAITTLELNTMDIVVCSLMTAYAWLHKRADVRTPIRLATRTAIGDITGDRPWRTTPIDFIDENGPGRTLNVQPFMKMPVIPPDQPIQRIPNDRFPMNPYACTADICRSRINQYATQTGRAFCFTYLTPVVVATQTLRVTAVATRVSTSIPSTRTVTATNRRHYHRETPDSAGLGIIGHRISVYEQRVKD, from the exons ATGGCCTTCTTTGCCGATGTGGGAGGCTTCGTGTTCGAAGCGGCAGCCAGTGGCCCCTTTCCCCTGAACGCCAAGCAACTTCACTGGTTAGTTGTTAACAACCATATCGAAGATCCCGAAACCGATGTCGTCGAGATCTGGTACAAGTCAAAACAGGACCGGTTTGCACGCCTCATCACATCCTTCCAGGTTAGCTACACAATCATACACGCGATTGGTCGGGCCGGACAGCGACTGGCTATCACGACGCTCGAGTTGAACACTATGGACATCGTGGTATGCTCTCTGATGACTGCTTACGCTTGGCTTCACAAGCGGGCCGATGTCAGGACACCGATAAGGCTTGCGACAAGAACAGCGATCGGCGATATTACGGGCGATCGGCCATGGAGAACCACACCAATAGATTTCATCGATGAGAACGGTCCGGGCCGGACACTCAATGTCCAACCGTTCATGAAAATGCCAGTGATCCCGCCCGACCAGCCGATTCAGCGTATCCCCAACGACCGGTTTCCGATGAACCCATACG CTTGTACAGCCGATATATGTCGCAGCCGCATCAACCAATACGCCACACAGACCGGCCGAGCATTCTGCTTCACCTACCTCACGCCTGTCGTCGTTGCTACCCAAACGCTGAGGGTTACTGCAGTTGCTACACGAGTCAGCACGTCTATTCCGAGCACGCGCACCGTCACAGCTAC CAACCGGCGTCACTACCATCGTGAGACGCCAGATTCTGCCGGCCTCGGTATCATCGGCCATCGCATCAGCGTGTACGAACAACGCGTCAAGGATTAG